From the genome of Streptomyces sp. NBC_01341, one region includes:
- a CDS encoding Rv1733c family protein has translation MAVQAFLGLRRWRGNPVCRATDRHEAWVALAALLLMALGAPVLGWLSGSLTDDALQQSVRTQHAQRHPTPAVVVRKASGRSRFAQDPESAAVTEDSSRTSVVAGWRAPDGTARTGKVTTTSAATTPGARIRIWTDEQGLPATRPMDSATARTHAVLAGVGATLAGAGLTETARRLVVWRMMQRRYSRLDRAWAEVGPDWGRTGTGS, from the coding sequence ATGGCCGTGCAAGCGTTTCTGGGGCTCCGGCGGTGGCGGGGCAATCCTGTGTGCCGGGCCACCGATCGTCATGAGGCATGGGTCGCCCTGGCCGCGCTGCTGCTGATGGCCCTGGGGGCACCGGTGCTCGGCTGGCTGAGCGGTTCGCTCACCGACGACGCGCTCCAGCAGTCGGTGCGGACGCAGCACGCGCAGCGCCATCCCACTCCTGCCGTCGTCGTCCGCAAGGCCTCCGGCAGATCGCGGTTCGCCCAGGACCCCGAGTCCGCCGCCGTCACGGAGGACTCCAGCCGCACGTCCGTGGTGGCCGGTTGGCGCGCCCCCGACGGAACCGCGCGCACGGGCAAGGTGACGACGACGTCCGCCGCCACGACGCCCGGCGCCAGGATCCGGATCTGGACGGACGAGCAAGGGCTCCCCGCGACGCGTCCCATGGACTCCGCCACGGCGCGCACGCACGCCGTGCTGGCGGGAGTCGGCGCCACACTGGCCGGCGCGGGTCTCACGGAAACGGCACGGCGGCTCGTCGTATGGCGCATGATGCAACGGCGGTACAGCAGGCTGGACCGCGCCTGGGCCGAAGTCGGCCCCGACTGGGGCAGGACCGGCACGGGCAGCTGA
- a CDS encoding right-handed parallel beta-helix repeat-containing protein translates to MAQGTVQVTHTGTSRWRRRTGEYASLNAALEAAADGDVLTVAPGTYRENLVVSRAVTLRGPEGSVGSVRIAPADGVPLTVRASAVIQDLHVEGQDSAAPALLVEEGTPELSDLRIVTRSAAGLEVRGAARPTVRRCTVDNPAGVGIAVLDGAGGVFEECEIVSAGQSGVSVRDGAHPRLERCRVHHSSGAGLSVTGEGSALEAVGCEVYEIKGSGVQVTSRGTAHLTECTVHRTSADGVTLDTDAVLTLADCDIHDIPENAVDLRSRSVLTLTRSTVRRFGRNGLSVWDPGTRVDANQCEIHDSTGDYPAVWVSDGATVILDSCRVHDVPDALFVLDRGSRADVVDSDLSQIRNTAVSVSDGATAQLDDCRIREASTGAWFRDHGSGGTLNNCTIDAAQTGVIVTKGADPTIERCTVTSPAEAGFYVSAEGRGTFDSCRVTGSEGYGFHVMDGCRSTLTRCRTERCARGGYEFPEPSAHGDGHAGGPVAQDCTSDESGVRPTTAPPVLAVLTATRTTPGLLGAMPGQRATEPEAVPAPALSAGPVRDSGAVLGELDALVGLDSVKREVRALTDMIEVGRRRRLAGLKAASVRRHLVFTGSPGTGKTTVARLYGEILASLGVLEHGHLVEVSRVDLVGEHIGSTAIRTQEAFDRARGGVLFVDEAYALSPEDSGRDFGREAIDTLVKLMEDHRDAVVVIVAGYTHEMERFLTVNPGVASRFSRTITFSDYLPEELLRIVGQQSEEQEYTLADGTGEALLKYFTALPKGPAFGNGRTARQTFESMVERHAGRVAQLAEPSTDDLTMLYPEDLPELP, encoded by the coding sequence ATGGCACAGGGCACGGTCCAGGTGACGCACACCGGCACATCGCGATGGCGCCGCCGCACGGGCGAATACGCTTCCCTCAACGCCGCCCTGGAGGCCGCAGCGGACGGTGACGTCCTCACCGTCGCTCCCGGAACCTACCGGGAGAACCTCGTCGTCTCCCGCGCGGTGACCCTGCGCGGCCCCGAGGGGTCCGTCGGTTCCGTGCGCATCGCTCCTGCGGACGGTGTCCCCCTCACCGTCCGCGCGTCCGCCGTCATCCAGGATCTGCACGTGGAGGGCCAGGACTCGGCGGCCCCCGCGCTGCTCGTGGAGGAAGGTACGCCCGAACTGTCCGATCTGCGCATCGTGACCAGGTCGGCCGCCGGCCTGGAGGTGCGAGGGGCGGCCAGGCCCACGGTCCGGCGCTGCACCGTCGACAACCCGGCCGGCGTGGGCATCGCCGTACTCGACGGCGCCGGAGGGGTGTTCGAGGAGTGCGAGATCGTCTCGGCGGGGCAGTCGGGCGTGTCGGTGCGCGACGGCGCCCATCCACGGCTCGAGCGCTGCCGCGTGCACCACTCCAGCGGCGCGGGACTGAGCGTGACAGGGGAGGGCAGCGCTCTGGAGGCGGTGGGCTGCGAGGTCTACGAGATCAAGGGCAGCGGGGTGCAGGTCACCTCGCGCGGAACCGCGCACCTGACGGAATGCACCGTGCACCGCACGTCGGCCGACGGCGTCACGCTGGACACCGACGCGGTCCTCACGCTCGCCGACTGCGACATCCACGACATCCCCGAGAACGCGGTGGATCTGCGCTCCCGTTCGGTGCTGACCCTGACGCGCTCCACGGTGCGCAGGTTCGGCCGCAACGGTCTCTCCGTGTGGGACCCCGGAACCCGTGTCGACGCCAATCAGTGCGAGATCCACGACAGCACGGGCGACTATCCGGCGGTCTGGGTGAGCGACGGGGCGACGGTCATACTCGACTCGTGCCGCGTCCACGACGTGCCCGACGCCCTCTTCGTCCTGGACCGCGGCTCGCGCGCCGATGTCGTGGACAGCGACCTGTCCCAGATCCGCAACACGGCCGTCTCGGTGAGCGACGGAGCGACCGCGCAGCTCGACGACTGCCGCATCCGCGAGGCGTCCACCGGAGCGTGGTTCCGGGATCACGGCAGTGGCGGCACCCTGAACAACTGCACCATCGACGCGGCTCAGACCGGTGTCATCGTCACCAAGGGCGCGGACCCGACGATCGAGCGGTGCACGGTCACCTCGCCCGCCGAGGCCGGCTTCTACGTGTCCGCGGAGGGCCGGGGCACCTTCGACAGCTGCCGGGTCACGGGCAGCGAGGGCTACGGCTTCCATGTCATGGACGGCTGCCGCTCGACCCTGACGCGCTGCCGCACCGAACGGTGTGCGCGTGGCGGTTACGAGTTCCCCGAGCCCTCGGCCCACGGGGACGGCCACGCCGGCGGCCCGGTCGCTCAGGACTGCACCAGCGACGAGAGCGGTGTGCGCCCCACCACCGCTCCCCCGGTCCTCGCCGTGCTGACGGCGACCCGTACGACACCGGGGCTGCTCGGTGCGATGCCCGGGCAGCGGGCCACCGAGCCTGAAGCCGTTCCCGCCCCGGCCCTGTCCGCCGGACCGGTGCGCGACTCCGGCGCCGTCCTCGGCGAACTCGACGCGCTGGTGGGCCTGGACAGCGTGAAGCGGGAGGTGCGGGCCCTGACGGACATGATCGAGGTGGGCCGCCGCCGCCGGCTGGCCGGCCTGAAGGCTGCCTCGGTGCGCCGGCACCTGGTCTTCACCGGCTCCCCGGGAACGGGCAAGACCACGGTGGCGCGGCTCTACGGCGAGATCCTGGCCTCGCTCGGGGTCCTGGAGCACGGTCATCTGGTGGAGGTGTCACGCGTCGACCTGGTCGGGGAGCACATCGGCTCCACGGCCATCCGCACGCAGGAGGCGTTCGACCGGGCGCGCGGCGGCGTCCTCTTCGTGGACGAGGCGTACGCCCTGTCACCCGAGGACTCGGGCCGCGACTTCGGGCGGGAGGCCATCGACACCCTGGTGAAGCTGATGGAGGACCACCGCGACGCGGTGGTGGTGATCGTGGCCGGTTACACCCACGAGATGGAGCGATTCCTCACCGTCAACCCCGGTGTGGCGTCGCGCTTCTCACGGACCATCACCTTCAGCGACTACCTGCCCGAGGAACTGCTGCGGATCGTCGGGCAGCAGTCCGAGGAGCAGGAGTACACCCTGGCGGACGGCACGGGGGAAGCGCTGCTCAAGTACTTCACGGCGCTTCCCAAGGGGCCGGCCTTCGGCAACGGGCGCACGGCCCGTCAGACCTTCGAGTCAATGGTCGAACGGCATGCGGGCCGGGTCGCCCAGCTCGCGGAGCCCAGCACCGACGACCTGACCATGCTCTACCCCGAGGACCTGCCCGAGCTGCCCTGA
- a CDS encoding DUF6643 family protein: MTSPRSTYGSGYYAAPSFPDTPIYDSLVAERGTPQIAPIRVPAAYDTGNSYLPALPSALPALPAAPSQPNGSYGYPQQTSQPQYQNAGMQQAPMMQPAQLQHAPAPYIPQQPSAPRGYQQQSPQPQRPGTGYEAMRPASPRPAPAQSPYEDPYNRPYQGGRGY; this comes from the coding sequence ATGACCTCCCCCCGCTCCACCTACGGCAGCGGCTACTACGCCGCGCCGTCGTTCCCCGACACCCCGATCTACGACTCCCTGGTCGCAGAGCGGGGAACCCCTCAGATCGCGCCGATCCGAGTCCCCGCCGCCTACGACACCGGGAACAGCTACCTGCCGGCCCTGCCGTCGGCACTCCCGGCGCTGCCCGCGGCCCCGTCCCAGCCCAACGGGTCGTACGGCTACCCGCAGCAGACGTCGCAACCGCAGTACCAGAACGCCGGGATGCAGCAGGCCCCGATGATGCAGCCCGCACAGCTGCAGCACGCGCCCGCTCCGTACATCCCCCAGCAGCCTTCCGCGCCCCGCGGCTACCAGCAGCAGTCGCCACAGCCCCAGCGCCCCGGCACGGGGTACGAGGCCATGCGCCCCGCCTCCCCGCGGCCGGCGCCCGCCCAGTCTCCGTACGAGGACCCGTACAACCGTCCGTACCAGGGTGGCCGGGGGTACTGA
- a CDS encoding glutamate racemase: MKIALMDSGIGLLAAAAAVRRLRPDADLVLSSDPGSMPWGPRTPEDVTLRALAVAQAAAAHGPDALIVACNTASVHALPALRAELEPGLPVIGTVPAIKPAAAGGGPFAIWATPATTGSPYQRGLINDFARAVDVTEVPCPGLADAVEHADEESIDRAVAAAAALTPADVTDVVLGCTHYELVADRIRAAVERNRPGRAPLVLHGSAEAVAAQALRRIGAAPAPSAVPAGTLTVLLAGHAAGLPEPALAYAEGLLLKAVSPAV; encoded by the coding sequence GTGAAGATCGCACTCATGGACTCGGGAATCGGCCTGCTCGCGGCAGCGGCCGCGGTACGCCGACTGCGGCCGGACGCCGATCTGGTGCTGTCCTCCGACCCCGGCTCCATGCCCTGGGGGCCCCGTACGCCCGAGGACGTGACCCTGCGCGCGCTCGCCGTGGCGCAAGCGGCCGCGGCCCACGGTCCGGACGCCCTGATCGTCGCCTGCAACACCGCCTCGGTCCACGCCCTTCCGGCGCTCCGTGCCGAGCTGGAACCGGGACTCCCGGTCATCGGCACGGTGCCGGCGATCAAGCCCGCCGCCGCGGGCGGCGGCCCGTTCGCCATCTGGGCCACACCCGCGACCACCGGGAGCCCCTACCAGCGCGGACTGATCAACGACTTCGCCCGGGCGGTGGACGTGACCGAGGTGCCCTGCCCGGGTCTCGCCGACGCGGTGGAGCACGCCGACGAGGAGTCCATCGACCGGGCGGTCGCGGCAGCCGCCGCACTGACCCCGGCCGACGTGACCGACGTCGTCCTCGGCTGCACCCACTACGAGCTGGTGGCCGACCGCATCCGCGCCGCCGTGGAGCGCAACCGGCCCGGACGTGCCCCGCTCGTCCTGCACGGCTCCGCCGAGGCTGTGGCCGCGCAGGCACTGCGCCGGATCGGGGCGGCGCCCGCTCCGTCGGCCGTACCGGCCGGAACCCTCACCGTCCTCCTCGCGGGACACGCCGCGGGGCTGCCCGAACCCGCTCTGGCCTACGCCGAGGGCCTGCTGCTCAAGGCCGTCAGCCCCGCGGTGTGA
- a CDS encoding MOSC domain-containing protein, producing MPSPSLGAVYIHPVKSLAARASDEAVVEPWGLDGDRRWMLIDGDGKVVTQRQQPRLAQLSARALPGGGVALSAPGSAPLDVEVPGAGPTVVAELFRSKVEVVEGGAAAHDWFSARLGTEVRLVHLDEPSYRRPVDPEFGRPGETVSLADGFPLLLTARASLDALNTLIGQGDHAHEGPLPMNRFRPNVVVDGTGPWDEDGWRRISVGEVVFRVAKPCGRCVVTTTDQGTAERGKEPLRTLARHRRSGKDLLFGQNLVPEGTGVIRVGDPVRVLG from the coding sequence ATGCCTTCTCCCTCACTCGGTGCTGTGTACATTCATCCGGTCAAGTCGCTGGCCGCACGCGCGAGCGACGAGGCCGTCGTCGAGCCATGGGGACTCGACGGCGACCGCCGGTGGATGCTGATCGACGGCGACGGGAAGGTCGTCACCCAGCGTCAGCAGCCCCGCCTGGCACAGCTGTCCGCGAGAGCGCTGCCCGGGGGCGGCGTGGCCCTGTCGGCGCCCGGGAGCGCGCCGCTGGACGTCGAGGTGCCCGGAGCGGGTCCCACGGTCGTCGCGGAGCTGTTCCGCAGCAAGGTCGAAGTGGTGGAGGGCGGCGCGGCCGCACATGACTGGTTCAGCGCGCGCCTCGGTACGGAGGTCCGGCTCGTCCACCTCGACGAGCCGTCGTACCGCAGGCCCGTGGACCCGGAGTTCGGCCGGCCGGGCGAGACCGTGTCCCTCGCCGACGGATTCCCGCTGCTGCTCACGGCACGCGCCTCACTGGACGCGTTGAACACCCTGATCGGCCAGGGCGACCATGCACACGAGGGCCCGCTGCCGATGAACCGGTTCCGGCCGAACGTCGTGGTGGACGGCACGGGCCCCTGGGACGAGGACGGCTGGCGGAGGATCTCCGTCGGGGAGGTCGTCTTCCGCGTGGCCAAGCCGTGCGGGCGGTGTGTCGTGACCACCACCGACCAGGGGACGGCGGAGCGCGGCAAGGAGCCGTTGCGGACTCTCGCCCGCCATCGCCGGTCCGGGAAGGATCTGCTCTTCGGTCAGAACCTGGTTCCCGAGGGGACGGGCGTCATCAGGGTGGGCGACCCCGTGCGGGTACTCGGCTGA
- a CDS encoding glycosyltransferase, translating to MSAVAWIAVGSLTVWVWLLLGQGFFWRTDQRLPARKDPARWPSVAVVVPARDEAEVLPVSLTSLLAQDYPGDAEIILVDDCSEDGTGELARALSARCGGLPLTVVTPGEPEQGWTGKLWALRHGMALARQRKPEFLLLTDADIAHEPDSLRELVAAAGTEDADGFDLVSQMARLRVTSVWERLVVPAFVYFFAQLYPFRRVNRKGARTAAAAGGCVLLRAGAAERAGVPDSIRQAVIDDVSLARAVRRTGGRIWLGLAERVDSVRPYPHLTDLWRMVSRSAYAQLRHSPVLLTGTVLGLGLVYVAPPVTLCAGLATRDVVTAVAGGAAWVVMAGTYLPMLGYYRQSFWLAPLLPFTAVLYLLMTVDSAVQHYRGAGAAWKGRTYARPEAAPEP from the coding sequence ATGAGCGCCGTTGCCTGGATCGCCGTGGGTTCACTGACCGTGTGGGTCTGGCTGCTACTGGGCCAGGGCTTCTTCTGGCGGACCGACCAGCGGCTCCCCGCCCGAAAGGACCCTGCGCGCTGGCCTTCGGTGGCCGTGGTGGTGCCCGCGAGGGACGAGGCCGAGGTCCTGCCGGTCAGCCTCACCTCGCTGCTCGCCCAGGACTACCCGGGGGACGCGGAGATCATCCTGGTCGACGACTGCAGCGAGGACGGCACGGGTGAGCTGGCGCGTGCGCTGTCCGCACGGTGCGGAGGACTGCCGCTCACCGTGGTGACGCCCGGTGAACCGGAGCAGGGCTGGACCGGAAAACTCTGGGCCCTGCGGCACGGGATGGCGCTGGCCAGGCAGCGTAAACCGGAGTTCCTGCTCCTGACGGACGCGGATATCGCCCACGAGCCGGACAGCCTGCGGGAACTCGTCGCCGCCGCCGGGACCGAGGACGCGGACGGGTTCGACCTGGTCTCGCAGATGGCCAGACTGCGGGTGACGAGCGTGTGGGAGCGGCTGGTCGTGCCCGCCTTCGTCTATTTCTTCGCACAGCTCTATCCCTTCCGCCGGGTGAACCGGAAGGGCGCGCGCACCGCCGCCGCGGCGGGCGGGTGCGTGCTGTTGCGGGCCGGCGCCGCGGAGCGGGCCGGTGTCCCGGACTCCATCCGCCAGGCGGTGATCGACGACGTGTCACTGGCGCGCGCGGTGCGCAGGACCGGCGGCAGGATCTGGCTGGGGCTCGCCGAGCGGGTGGACAGTGTGCGGCCGTATCCGCACCTGACGGACCTGTGGCGGATGGTCTCGCGCAGCGCGTACGCGCAACTGCGTCACAGCCCGGTCCTGCTGACGGGCACCGTACTCGGACTGGGCCTGGTCTACGTCGCGCCGCCGGTCACGCTGTGCGCGGGCCTGGCGACGCGCGACGTCGTGACGGCGGTGGCGGGCGGAGCGGCCTGGGTGGTGATGGCCGGGACGTATCTGCCGATGCTCGGGTACTACCGGCAGTCCTTCTGGCTGGCTCCTCTGCTCCCCTTCACCGCAGTCCTCTATCTGCTGATGACGGTCGATTCCGCGGTGCAGCACTACCGGGGGGCCGGTGCGGCCTGGAAGGGGCGGACGTACGCCCGCCCCGAGGCCGCGCCGGAACCCTGA
- a CDS encoding TerD family protein, translated as MGASMTMHKGTNVAVPARAVRVELGWRTSPGTPDVDGSALLTVSGKVRSDADFVFYNQPVHGSGAVRHEGKRTAGDVVTDSLGVDFGQMEPSIDRVVVAASADGGTFGRVAGLHVRIVDQADGSEIARFDAADATVETAFILGELYLRQGAWKFRAVGQGYDTGLAGLATDFGISVDEPQQPATAPRTPAPPVTHRPAPTRPPAPPAALPAAQPVRLTKVTLTKEAPTVSLSKQGGTTGVLRVNLNWEVRKQFKGWGAKLGRAVANHSDLDLDLCALYELADGSKGVVQALGNAFGSLRQPPYIHLDGDDRTGAASAGENLTVSLDHKDRLRRVLIFVTVYEGARSFAELHATVTLQPQDGAAIDFSLDECTVPSTVCALALITGGGGDLTVRREARYLVPQRGVSPQRTVDAAYGWGMNWTPGRK; from the coding sequence ATGGGGGCGAGCATGACCATGCACAAGGGAACCAACGTCGCGGTGCCGGCACGGGCCGTGCGGGTCGAACTGGGCTGGCGCACGTCTCCCGGAACACCGGACGTGGACGGTTCGGCACTCCTCACGGTGTCCGGGAAGGTGCGCAGCGACGCCGACTTCGTCTTCTACAACCAGCCGGTGCACGGGTCCGGCGCGGTACGCCACGAGGGCAAGCGGACGGCGGGGGACGTCGTCACCGACAGCCTCGGGGTCGACTTCGGGCAGATGGAGCCGTCCATCGACCGTGTCGTGGTGGCGGCTTCGGCGGACGGCGGCACCTTCGGGCGGGTGGCCGGGCTCCACGTCAGGATCGTGGACCAGGCGGACGGCTCCGAGATCGCCCGTTTCGACGCCGCGGACGCGACGGTGGAGACCGCCTTCATCCTCGGCGAGCTCTACCTGCGGCAGGGAGCCTGGAAATTCAGGGCCGTGGGGCAGGGGTACGACACCGGGCTCGCGGGCCTCGCCACGGACTTCGGTATCTCGGTGGACGAGCCGCAGCAGCCCGCGACGGCTCCACGAACTCCTGCGCCGCCCGTCACGCACCGTCCCGCCCCCACCCGGCCCCCCGCGCCCCCTGCCGCACTGCCCGCCGCGCAGCCCGTTCGTCTGACCAAGGTCACTCTGACGAAGGAGGCGCCGACGGTCTCCCTCTCGAAACAGGGCGGCACGACCGGGGTGCTCCGCGTCAATCTCAACTGGGAGGTGCGCAAGCAGTTCAAGGGCTGGGGGGCGAAACTGGGCAGGGCCGTCGCCAACCACTCCGATCTCGACCTCGATCTCTGTGCGCTCTACGAACTCGCCGACGGGAGCAAGGGAGTCGTGCAGGCGCTCGGAAACGCCTTCGGATCTCTCCGGCAGCCGCCGTACATCCACCTCGACGGCGACGACCGCACCGGTGCGGCCTCCGCGGGTGAGAACCTCACGGTCAGCCTCGACCACAAGGACCGGCTCCGCCGCGTCCTGATCTTCGTCACCGTCTACGAGGGCGCCCGCAGCTTCGCCGAGCTGCACGCCACGGTCACCCTCCAGCCGCAGGACGGCGCCGCGATCGACTTCTCCCTGGACGAGTGCACGGTGCCGTCCACCGTCTGCGCGCTCGCACTGATCACCGGCGGCGGAGGAGACCTCACGGTCCGGCGCGAGGCCCGCTATCTCGTCCCGCAGCGCGGGGTGAGTCCGCAGCGGACCGTCGACGCCGCGTACGGCTGGGGCATGAACTGGACCCCCGGGCGGAAGTGA